The following are from one region of the Pseudodesulfovibrio piezophilus C1TLV30 genome:
- a CDS encoding aconitate hydratase, translated as MGKSITHKIIEKHLVSGEMVPGQEVGLRIDQTLTQDATGTMAWLQYEAIGIGEVRTDLSVSYVDHNTLQMGFRNPDDHRYLRTVAAQSGAIFSPAGTGICHQLHLENFAKPGATLIGSDSHTPTAGGIGSMAMGAGGLSVALGMAGEAYFIPMPKVVKVHLTGELTGWAAGKDVILELLRRLTVKGGVGKVFEYGGPGVAALSVPDRATITNMGAELGATTSIFPSDDKTKDFLTKMGRPCDFVELVADEDASFDEIIEINLSELEPMVAQPHMPDQVCKVRDLAGKKIDQCAIGSCTNSSYSDLKNTAQILSGKKTPPETDLLISPGSKQVMKMLSREGLIEPLLDAGARVLECTCGPCIGMGGSPTSGGVSVRTFNRNFEGRSGTLDGQVYLVSAQTAARLALDGEFSDPATWGPAPERIELPDDVPSIRDLFVFPPEDKDSVEILRGPNIVALEDFTELPKTVQAKILLKVEDNITTDHILPAGAEITALRSNIPAISQYIFNRVDADFVGRMKNHGTGVILGGENYGQGSSREHAALGPRHLGVKAVIVKSLARIHRANLVNFGILPLLLVNPADYDRLELGAELTIPAGDMTPGGTLEITTASGDAIPVINDLTKKELDIIQSGGLLNAVRQSQS; from the coding sequence ATGGGCAAGTCCATAACCCACAAGATCATTGAAAAGCACCTCGTTTCCGGAGAGATGGTTCCGGGGCAGGAGGTGGGCCTCCGTATCGACCAGACCCTGACCCAGGACGCCACAGGCACCATGGCGTGGCTCCAGTACGAGGCCATCGGCATCGGCGAAGTGAGAACAGACCTTTCGGTCAGCTACGTCGATCACAACACCTTGCAGATGGGCTTTCGCAACCCGGACGACCACCGCTATCTGCGTACCGTGGCCGCTCAATCCGGCGCGATCTTTTCTCCTGCCGGGACCGGTATATGTCATCAGCTCCACCTTGAAAACTTCGCCAAGCCGGGTGCGACTCTCATCGGGTCCGATTCCCATACCCCCACAGCGGGTGGCATTGGGTCCATGGCCATGGGCGCAGGCGGACTCTCCGTGGCGCTCGGCATGGCCGGAGAAGCCTATTTTATCCCCATGCCCAAAGTGGTCAAGGTCCACCTGACAGGTGAACTGACAGGATGGGCCGCAGGCAAGGATGTTATCCTCGAACTGCTTCGCCGCCTTACGGTGAAAGGTGGCGTGGGTAAAGTCTTCGAATACGGAGGTCCTGGCGTTGCTGCCCTGTCCGTCCCGGATCGGGCCACCATCACCAATATGGGTGCTGAACTCGGTGCCACCACTTCGATCTTCCCCTCCGACGACAAAACCAAAGACTTCCTGACCAAGATGGGACGCCCCTGCGACTTCGTTGAACTGGTTGCCGATGAGGACGCCTCCTTTGATGAAATCATCGAAATCAACCTCTCGGAACTGGAACCCATGGTTGCCCAGCCGCATATGCCCGACCAAGTCTGCAAAGTGCGAGACCTGGCTGGCAAAAAGATCGACCAATGTGCCATTGGCTCCTGCACCAACTCCTCGTATTCCGACCTCAAAAATACCGCGCAGATCCTGTCCGGTAAAAAGACTCCGCCCGAGACAGACCTGCTGATTTCCCCCGGCTCCAAACAGGTCATGAAGATGCTGTCCCGCGAAGGGCTGATCGAACCATTACTGGATGCCGGAGCCCGCGTCCTGGAATGTACCTGTGGTCCCTGCATCGGCATGGGAGGTTCACCGACCAGCGGAGGTGTTTCCGTACGCACCTTTAATCGGAACTTCGAAGGCCGATCAGGCACCCTGGACGGCCAGGTTTACCTTGTTTCTGCCCAGACAGCCGCGCGGCTGGCACTTGACGGAGAATTTTCCGATCCTGCCACTTGGGGACCGGCTCCCGAACGCATCGAACTGCCCGATGATGTCCCATCGATCCGCGACCTGTTTGTCTTCCCGCCCGAGGACAAGGATTCCGTGGAGATTCTGCGCGGTCCCAACATTGTGGCTCTGGAAGACTTCACTGAATTACCCAAGACGGTACAGGCCAAAATCCTGCTCAAGGTCGAGGACAATATCACCACGGACCACATCCTGCCTGCCGGTGCCGAGATTACAGCCCTGCGCTCCAATATCCCGGCCATCAGCCAGTATATCTTCAACCGCGTGGATGCCGACTTTGTCGGCCGCATGAAAAATCATGGTACCGGAGTGATTCTCGGCGGCGAAAACTATGGGCAAGGTTCCAGCCGGGAACACGCCGCCCTTGGACCGCGTCATCTGGGGGTCAAGGCGGTTATCGTCAAATCCCTGGCCCGTATCCATCGTGCCAATCTGGTCAACTTCGGCATCCTGCCCTTGTTATTGGTCAATCCTGCCGACTACGACAGACTGGAGTTGGGAGCAGAACTGACCATCCCGGCCGGGGACATGACACCCGGCGGAACTCTTGAAATCACAACAGCCAGCGGCGATGCCATCCCGGTCATAAATGATTTGACCAAAAAGGAACTGGATATTATCCAGTCAGGTGGTTTGCTTAACGCTGTCCGTCAAAGTCAATCGTAA